Proteins encoded by one window of Plasmodium falciparum 3D7 genome assembly, chromosome: 4:
- a CDS encoding AP2 domain transcription factor, putative: protein MSSCSLKCSILPCVHIENNKNELHIENSKDENGINNIIQEDPNNGHNDNINNNDINNNNNNNDNNNTIDNCICEKSSEEISVHTEKCVHTVSLDVNVKDYNFEEFINSFESDRRNILLNTFNYFFYNNFGNLSEVKLKNGSIAHNYYYRKIALNIMNYDYEKEYRLYDDNRKINENSIIMQSSAYCINEENNSRPPLYEDLFLKKTKITNIDDKNTKETIKKYKLPFEPNFYSNRFFFLDNDMNGSLHQSTKNCTKYCNSFVVNYNNVSNCRKKKKKNTNPIIFNNINNNNNNNCDHVKPLCCSYILRFEGPPPHFLIIKFDKVNRKAYIVKRVPVNKNISFNLAKFIAEKYINMLRKNLRKREIKMERKRNNNILNSRTKRGSSKKEHIESNMENNNDNINNNDDDNNSNNNDDNNDNINNNNDNINNNNDNINNNNNSNNNDDDHLVCNNEIVPNNDCGTINNYSNNSSTNYSSDYSFSRNGEVLNEYNEEDLNNYLLNVDINSLPYEDYNSENYVNEKMCKNEYLDIDLENLIFSRDAEKYIKFLSNVKIYFLKKLDDIDYFNTNCKDPFENKIVIIVKMKYDICVKSKVFIFENMKDLESEYEYVDIDENEKDNDNICFKKGGDNTFVSLLNDDGHMNDANNNNNNNINCGDDGNNNNNNNNSFDADINSSSHVGNEPTGDKHETSKKEDTENEEAINAKTEGNFITRNFFGLFKNECNANNGSDKEHLKEEDVCNKNTEEEEKMNIIKSDNVNNNNNNNNNNNNKKEKGKKKKEKDADKNKKHKKKNIHDNNRKKKMTVNYRKKIIQFIRNNIYINSYIYDCFENKYTNNKFFKDDVIIIRNTKSEEQEEEEHQLSYNVPYYIYELNKFVFIKFMKFEKYINKNHDIANGYIKYLLQSNIKCINGYMIGIRWVPNVFAYEYYVYKITEDVKSDFKKENEYMINNNMNGNNNNNNNYNNDRYNNSRNCNTIYNYSLAIEKDSNEITMKYLIDYENKVIDNVLCVLHEYYQTSLFTEHCIFNLFKLVLLRVSLYIGVFNTKVITLDLDKAMYRMKKFSEPISMYDNYGFSENDNNMLLQGGDMLNMEYLMNEVDNNNNNNNNNNNNNVNNISNNGTNLEENANNANNANNPNNANNPNNANNSNNADYVNDYNDGYKEEDDDDEEEDNNLTKKKDEENTNYNININGENMNMNSNMNVEETFDETKNKNNLRITFSSVHFDNEGNKISDNNIYENRAKHVSDSDMNNNNNNNNNTNINYPSSHDKYNELFVKNEKCESESYLPNKLKNKKKVSYNLDNTSISLRNKRSRDVGSNQNCDHNNNSRGGGGGKCYGILKGEGDQFSIKYYSTSANNTSSTLINNKKEYYSNASDFSGTSHLTAKHKYHLRSSNPQSTDNYSSEEYMQRSSMRTRGAERSANRNKMLYKLMNKNGLIEPYWWFFYNLYENACIHEGSTITNNMNNNNNNINGNNYNNYYFNKYNNNNNNNNNNNNNQKKGTCGEDALNEEQKRILEKKYKINLLNHFCAKTEKLKIKYISMVHDIIYKKYMLLNNTIFPRNLHESEILYTLFPHEPHTFMFLYTDDNFQYQNEVFLKQITFSDNINWYHYPLGGQYNNIDLYKNDVHDEKERMVLHINDYYNGLGTSRYVIGKDFYVDHLIMGDSKDSTSNMLMSKNLKYSNLPNYEKVRANYREAHLLNEKEWKNIQNGGYYKTMLHLGEDMEHPYNFGVYQDPITSAYETNRNDYGFTNGILTNKILEPSTSSAVTAAVVSNNTGTTQNNNKYGTNSNNNNNNNNNNNNNNNNNKVFTFERRRRGVKTNEYYDYFVTDKTLLGGKGKFHNVGEKRSVSNTNFGRNNRYYDQMIGEDDDKKNTSDNDLTSLKRRKNGNSKRAKSNNLSNVKGYSIYNVENNGDAQADNGNNNVNNNLKGNMKGNNLNSNNIKSDVINHDDSLIPMGPLPTGVYFDSARKLWRCQWKENGKFKTKGFSLIHYSTLEEARKQCILYRCDVGNIPVKSEWLNPVYVRSSYFYSKKYSSSAHNATSAGTNYTTTAAHRELKTSSLNLSRLKEKTGVSQGVSTANNNDNNVNNMDNNVNNVDNNVNNVDNNLNNVDNNVNNNNVKSSGVEKGFMDGSSKGSNDENYYVGQTNTIGNTNNNRYSTRNNTAACAAANDKGNEIDISILQEFVSKNKEGGGVSVDGGGLLESALIERGLIESGLLDSGSVNKNNMSLRLNSKNVMLGYNGEENNKKKKKKNIVEDNIKNMNNVENIKNIKDIKNVNNMNNMNNMNNMNNYNFLFADKKNKNNNLNIGVKEEEKRRKQVDVVGDGSGTQALKRSKRSKSNSKYKMDLRVGDLKEDFGKDMSNLINEEDIENFRNTFNKEYLKSVLTNDNNNDGINNNNDDNNDDNNDDNNNNNNNNNKNNNKNSSNNKSNNNKKNYNNKNQNNNDNNNDNGNNNNNNNDDNNDDNNIRSNSFFLDGKDINNEYINNENFPNDIQSFFKFLNSKDVKDETKGKKYLDFKLGNGLDGEEEGGGDYDEKEDDLLDENKNGLNFLNDDINNNNNNNNNNNNNNNNNNNNNNNNNYNNDLFEAMKAFMKYNGNMMNNEKGELLYGKGGNNNNNNNNNNSGTYVKNKKSSKYDNKSYGGDGIPRKEMKKERSKKSQKLLNSQVNESSAPASNYKGGGVQFYMNLDTTNLLAASLMTNNIINNLNNQGNGDNSHVNNNYNSNALGDMMKSSNKEGVGLSWSPSNMCPDIFFQDIQNFINFAKRKERMNNGKEENGEGVQTNVRNTNNNAHIVGNNNNNNRNSGSIIENDVYENYLKSLIVQYENEEKLKEKQYVQMNNNNNNNNNNNNNNNNNNVKYFQFGDKEEEEDKENLANLDNDKLEKEKNGGGGVVSSSSSSPTTGFFQKYLNIFSKKKNGNESEEYMNNKSQVDNSKYVECGNGDKETNDYNTRRKKKDEKFSVSSNALYDMSKVLNNNGLGSSMNSYNEAYKKNLNFLLQKSSMNNNNMNNNNMNNNNMNNNNMNNNNMNNNNMNLNVYNNVTGDNNHMDNLDGGNNKGLKKYNNNLGFNNMSEASLYEYFNFAALNNNNGSNILGQDRKKNGHISINTKSSSIFMNGMHMNNYHNSVNNMNSFNSNSDHMEPKYDGYDDNMMRGMVERALSSSLYFDNKQKGKESSNNLNNNNNNNNNIINNMNHMNYINNNNNNIINNMNHMNYINNNNNNNQYVDGQLTENEISNLNVAGNVKSGKKKKGSTNDDENINLIKQSLPKGIYYDHAKKLYRVQYIINNSIKTKGFSVKKLGLAQAKIEAESFRNFCLENGLLNSRKRRLNSPYNKKDESFSMMPDNEEILSNLLFLYNSNMNNSMNKMSINNDGNNNDGNNNDGNNNDDNNNDDNNNDDNNNDGNNNDDNNNEGINNDDNNNEGINNDDNNNEGINNNDDNNNNDDNNNEGINNDDNNDDNNNDNEMSQNE, encoded by the coding sequence atgagtaGCTGCAGTCTTAAATGTAGTATATTACCTTGTGtacatatagaaaataataagaatgaatTGCATATAGAAAATTCAAAGGATGAAAAtggaattaataatataattcaaGAGGATCCAAATAATGGGCATAACGAtaacattaataataatgatattaataataataataataataatgataataataatacaattgATAATTGTATATGTGAAAAGTCATCTGAGGAAATCAGTGTGCACACCGAAAAGTGTGTTCATACTGTGTCTTTAGATGTGAATGTAAAAGATTATAATTTTGAGGAATTTATAAATTCCTTTGAAAGTGATAGAAGGAATATATTGTTAAAtacatttaattattttttttataacaatttCGGAAATTTAAGTGaagtaaaattaaaaaatggaaGTATTgcacataattattattatagaaaGATAGCactaaatattatgaattatGATTATGAGAAAGAATATAGattatatgatgataatagaAAGATTAATGAAAATTCAATAATAATGCAATCGTCAGCATATTgcataaatgaagaaaataatagtaGACCACCTTTATATgaagatttatttttaaagaagACTAAAATTACTAACATTGATGATAAGAATACAAAAGagacaattaaaaaatataaattaccATTCGAACCTAATTTTTATAGTAatcgtttttttttcttagatAATGATATGAATGGAAGTTTACATCAATCTACAAAAAATTGCACAAAGTATTGCAATTCTTTTGTagttaattataataatgtaagtAATTGTagaaagaagaagaaaaaaaatacaaacccaatcatttttaataatattaataataataataataataattgtgatCATGTGAAACCATTGTgttgttcatatattttacgATTCGAGGGCCCTCCTccacattttttaattattaagtTTGACAAAGTTAATAGAAAGGCCTATATAGTTAAAAGGGTACCAGTCAATAAAAACATTTCCTTTAATTTGGCAAAATTTATAGCAGAAAAGTATATCAATATGTTAAGAAAAAACTTGAGGAAGagagaaataaaaatggagaggaaaagaaataataacatcTTGAATAGTAGAACGAAGAGGGGTTCAAGTAAAAAGGAACATATTGAATCgaatatggaaaataataacgataatattaataataatgatgatgataataatagtaataataatgatgataataatgataatatcaataataataatgataatatcaataataataatgataatatcaataataataataatagtaataataatgatgatgatcatCTTGTTTGTAACAATGAAATAGTTCCTAATAACGACTGTGGtactataaataattatagtaataatagcaGCACGAATTATTCGTCGGATTATTCATTTTCAAGAAATGGAGAAGtgttaaatgaatataatgaagaagatTTGAATAATTATCTTCTGAATGTGGATATAAATTCTCTACCTTATGAGGATTATAATTCTGAAAATTATGTTAATGAGAAAATgtgtaaaaatgaatatttggATATTGATTTAGAAAATCTAATTTTTAGCAGGGATGCTGaaaagtatataaaatttttaagtaatgtgaaaatatattttttaaaaaagttaGATGATATAGATTATTTTAATACTAATTGTAAAGATCcatttgaaaataaaattgtgATTAtagtaaaaatgaaatatgacATTTGTGTTAAATCTAAAGTGTTCATATTTGAAAATATGAAGGATTTGGAAAGTGAATATGAATACGTGGATATCGATGAGAATGAAAaggataatgataatatatgttttaagaAGGGAGGCGACAACACGTTTGTGTCtttattaaatgatgatGGGCATATGAATGATgccaacaataataataataataatattaattgtgGTGatgatggtaataataataataataataataattcgtTCGATGCAGATATCAATTCGTCAAGCCATGTAGGCAACGAACCAACAGGTGATAAACATGAAACTAGTAAGAAAGAAGATACTGAAAATGAGGAAGCGATAAATGCAAAAACAGAAGGAAATTTTATTACAAGAAACTTTTTtggtttatttaaaaatgaatgtaATGCTAATAATGGTTCTGATAAAGAACATTTGAAAGAAGAAGATGtgtgtaataaaaatacagaggaagaagaaaaaatgaatataataaaaagtgataatgtcaataataataataataataataataataataataataaaaaagagaaagggaaaaagaagaaagaaaaggATGCGGATAAGAATaagaaacataaaaaaaaaaatattcatgataataatagaaaaaaaaagatgactGTAAAttataggaaaaaaataattcagTTTATacgtaataatatatatataaattcttaCATATATGATTGttttgaaaataaatatacgaataataaattttttaaagatgatgtaataataataaggaatACTAAATCGGAAGAACAGGAAGAAGAAGAACACCAGTTATCTTATAATGtaccatattatatatatgaattgaataaatttgtatttataaaatttatgaaatttgagaaatatataaataaaaatcatgACATAGCAAatggatatataaaatatttgttacaaagtaatattaaatgtataaatggTTATATGATAGGGATTCGATGGGTTCCCAATGTATTTGCTTATGAATATTATGTGTACAAAATAACGGAGGATGTAAAAAGTGActttaaaaaggaaaatgaaTACatgattaataataatatgaatggtaacaataataataataataattataataatgatcgttataataatagtcgTAATTgtaatactatatataattattctcTAGCAATAGAAAAGGATTCAAATGAAATAACAATGAAATATTTAATCGATTACGAGAATAAGGTAATAGATAATGTATTATGTGTGTTACATGAATATTACCAAACTAGCTTGTTCACTGAGCATtgcatatttaatttatttaagtTGGTATTATTACGTGTAAGTTTATATATTGGTGTGTTTAATACAAAGGTGATTACCTTAGATTTGGATAAGGCCATGTATCGAATGAAAAAATTTTCGGAGCCTATTAGTATGTATGACAATTATGGGTTTTCAGAAAATGAcaataatatgttattacAAGGTGGTGATATGTTGAACATGGAGTACCTCATGAACGAAGttgataataacaacaataataataataataataataataataatgtaaataatattagtaataaTGGGACCAATTTGGAAGAAAATGCAAATAATGCGAATAATGCAAATAATCCAAATAATGCGAATAATCCAAATAATGcaaataattcaaataatgCAGATTATGTGAATGATTATAACGATGGTTATAAAGAGGAAGATGACGATGATGAGGAAGAGgataataatttaacaaagaaaaaagatGAGGAGaatacaaattataatatcaatattaatggtgaaaatatgaatatgaatTCGAATATGAATGTTGAAGAAACTTTTGATGAGacaaagaataaaaataatttaagaaTAACCTTTTCATCTGTTCATTTTGATAATGAAGGAAATAAAAttagtgataataatatatatgagaaTAGAGCTAAGCATGTGTCTGATAGTgacatgaataataataataataataataataatactaatataaattatccaTCTTCtcatgataaatataatgaattatttGTAAAGAATGAAAAATGTGAGAGTGAAAGTTATTTACCAAACAAGTTGAAGAATAAGAAAAAGGTGAGTTACAATTTGGATAACACATCTATATcattaagaaataaaagaagtaGAGACGTTGGAAGTAATCAAAATtgtgatcataataataatagtagagGAGGAGGAGGAGGAAAATGTTATGGAATATTAAAAGGTGAAGGGGATCAATTtagtataaaatattatagtaCATCAGCAAATAATACATCATCAActcttattaataataaaaaagagtaTTATTCAAATGCAAGTGATTTTAGTGGAACTTCTCATTTAACTGCTAAGCACAAATATCATTTACGTAGTAGTAATCCTCAATCAACCGATAATTATTCATCAGAAGAATATATGCAAAGGAGTAGTATGCGTACACGAGGTGCAGAAAGGTCAGCTAATCGAAATAAGATGTTATATAAgcttatgaataaaaatggtTTAATTGAACCATATTGGTGgttcttttataatttatatgaaaatgcTTGTATACACGAAGGAAGTACTATAACAAATAAcatgaacaataataataataatattaatggtaataattataataattattattttaataaatataataataataataataataataataataataataataatcaaaagaAGGGAACTTGCGGGGAAGATGCCTTAAATgaagaacaaaaaagaattttagaaaaaaaatataagattaATTTGTTAAATCATTTTTGCGCAAAGACcgagaaattaaaaataaaatatatatcgaTGGTACacgatattatatataagaaatatatgcttttaaataatactaTATTCCCCCGAAATTTACATGAGTCAgagatattatatacattatttccTCATGAGCCTCATAcgtttatgtttttatatacgGATGATAATTTTCAATATCAAAATGAAGTATTTTTGAAACAGATAACCTTTAGTGATAACATAAATTGGTATCATTATCCCTTGGGTGGtcaatataataacatagatttgtataaaaatgatgtgCATGATGAAAAGGAGAGAATggtattacatataaatgattattataatggtTTAGGAACATCTCGATATGTGATAGGTAAAGATTTTTATGTGGATCATTTAATTATGGGTGATTCAAAGGATAGCACATCCAATATGTTAATGAGTAAGAATTTGAAATATTCGAATTTGCCAAATTATGAAAAGGTACGAGCAAATTATAGAGAAGCTCATTTACTTAATGAAAAGGAATGGAAAAATATTCAGAATGGAGGATATTATAAGACCATGTTACATTTAGGAGAAGACATGGAACATCCATATAATTTTGGAGTATATCAAGATCCTATTACATCAGCGTATGAAACGAATAGGAATGATTATGGATTTACAAATGGAATATtgacaaataaaatattggaACCATCTACTTCATCGGCTGTAACAGCAGCAGTAGTAAGTAATAATACTGGAACGactcaaaataataataaatatggtacaaatagtaataataacaataataataacaataataacaataacaataataataataataaggtgTTTACTTTTGAGAGACGTAGAAGAGGTGTGAAGACCAATGAATATTATGACTACTTTGTGACTGATAAAACTTTGTTAGGAGGAAAAGGTAAGTTTCATAATGTGGGTGAAAAAAGAAGTGTTTCGAATACAAATTTTGGACGTAATAATAGATATTACGATCAAATGATAGgagaagatgatgataagaaaaatacTAGTGATAATGATTTAACTTCATTAAAAAGAAGGAAGAATGGAAATAGTAAACGTGCAAAGAGTAATAATTTGTCGAATGTGAAGGGTTACAGTATATACAATGTTGAAAATAATGGTGACGCACAAGCTGATAATGGAAATAACAATGTGAACAATAATTTGAAGGGTAATATGAAGGGTAATAATTTGaacagtaataatattaagagTGATGTCATTAATCATGATGATTCGTTGATACCTATGGGACCTTTGCCTACAGGTGTATATTTCGACTCTGCTAGAAAATTATGGAGATGTCAATGGAAAGAAAATGGAAAATTTAAAACGAAAGGTTTTAGTTTAATTCATTATAGTACACTTGAAGAGGCTCGAAAGCAATGTATTTTGTATAGATGTGATGTAGGAAATATACCTGTAAAGAGTGAGTGGTTAAATCCGGTATATGTAAGATCctcttatttttatagtaAGAAATATTCAAGTAGTGCACATAATGCGACAAGTGCAGGAACTAATTATACTACAACAGCTGCGCATAGGGAGTTGAAAACAAGTTCATTGAACTTGAGTCGATTGAAAGAGAAGACAGGAGTAAGTCAAGGGGTATCCACCGcgaataataatgataataatgtgaacaatatggataataatgTGAACAATGTGGATAATAATGTGAACAATGTGGATAATAATTTGAACAATGTGGATAATAATgtgaacaataataatgtaaaaagTAGTGGAGTTGAAAAAGGATTTATGGATGGCTCTAGCAAAGGatcaaatgatgaaaattattatgttgGCCAGACAAATACAATTGGCAATACGAATAATAATAGATATTCTACTCGAAATAATACAGCTGCATGTGCTGCAGCAAATGACAAGGGGAATGAAATTGATATATCCATTTTACAGGAATTtgtttcaaaaaataaagaaggtGGTGGTGTGTCGGTAGATGGAGGAGGATTGCTTGAGAGTGCTTTGATCGAAAGAGGACTGATTGAAAGTGGGTTACTGGATAGTGGTTCAGTTAATAAGAACAATATGTCATTGCGTTTGAACTCGAAGAATGTGATGCTTGGATATAACGGTGAggagaataataaaaaaaaaaaaaaaaaaaatatagtagaagataatataaaaaatatgaataatgtggaaaatataaaaaatataaaagatataaaaaatgtgaataatatgaataatatgaataatatgaataatatgaataattataatttcctttttgcagataagaaaaataagaataataatttgaaCATTGGTGTCAAGGAGGAAGAGAAGCGACGAAAACAGGTGGACGTGGTAGGCGATGGAAGTGGAACACAAGCATTGAAAAGAAGCAAGCGAAGTAAGAGTAATAGCAAATACAAAATGGATCTAAGAGTAGGAGACTTAAAAGAGGATTTTGGAAAAGATATGTCtaatttaattaatgaagaggatatagaaaattttagaaatacatttaataaagAGTATTTAAAAAGTGTACTAacaaatgataataacaatgatggtataaataataataatgatgacaataatgatgacaataatgatgacaataataataataataataataataataagaacaataataagaacagtagtaataataagaGCAACAATAATAAGAAGAACTACAATAATAAGaaccaaaataataatgataacaacaacgataatggtaataataataataataataatgatgacaataatgatgacaataatattagaagtaattcattttttctagATGGAAAAGATATTAacaatgaatatataaataatgagaaCTTTCCAAATGACATTCAGTCGTTCTTCAAGTTTTTAAATTCTAAGGATGTGAAAGATGAGACTAAAGGAAAAAAGTATTTGGATTTTAAATTGGGAAATGGACTTGATGGAGAGGAGGAAGGAGGTGGTGATTATGATGAGAAGGAAGACGATTTATTAGATGAAAATAAGAATggattaaattttttaaatgatgatattaataataataataataacaacaacaacaataataacaacaacaacaacaataacaacaacaataataacaataattataataatgatttgtTTGAGGCTATGAAAGcttttatgaaatataatggcaatatgatgaataatgaaaaaggCGAATTGTTATATGGTAAGggtggtaataataataataataataataataataatagtggaACTTATGTTAAGAATAAGAAGAGTTCCAAGTATGACAATAAATCATATGGTGGTGATGGGATTCCACGAAAAGAGATGAAGAAAGAGAGAAGTAAAAAATCACAAAAATTGTTAAATTCTCAAGTTAATGAATCGTCAGCACCCGCTAGTAATTATAAAGGTGGTGGAGTacaattttatatgaatttaGATACGACTAATTTGTTGGCAGCATCTCTAATGaccaataatataattaataatttgaataatCAAGGTAATGGAGACAATTCtcatgttaataataattataatagtaaTGCTTTGGGTGATATGATGAAAAGTAGTAATAAGGAAGGTGTAGGTTTGTCTTGGTCTCCATCAAATATGTGTCctgatatttttttccagGATATCCAAAATTTCATTAACTTTGCTAAGCGTAAGGAGCGTATGAATAATGGAAAGGAGGAGAACGGCGAGGGTGTCCAGACGAATGTGCGTAATACGAATAATAATGCGCACATTgttggtaataataataataataatagaaatagTGGTAGTATAATAGAGAATGATGTGTATGAGAATTATTTAAAGTCGCTTATAGTTCAGTATGAGAACGAGGAAAAGCTAAAGGAAAAACAGTACGTCCAAAtgaataacaacaataataataataataataataataataacaataataataataatgtgaagTATTTCCAATTTGGAGATaaggaagaagaagaagataaaGAGAATTTGGCTAATTTAGATAATGACAAAttggaaaaggaaaaaaatggaGGAGGTGGTGTTGTGTCTTCTAGTTCTTCATCACCTACTACTGGTTTTTTTCAAAAGTATTTAAATATCTTTAGCAAGAAAAAGAATGGAAATGAATCTGAGgaatatatgaacaataagAGTCAGGTGGATAACTCTAAATATGTGGAATGTGGGAATGGAGACAAAGAAACGAATGATTATAATACGCGTCGAAAAAAGAAGGATGAGAAATTTAGTGTTAGTAGTAATGCTTTATATGATATGAGTAAAGTGTTGAATAATAATGGTTTGGGTAGTAGTATGAATAGTTATAATGAGGCTTATAAGAAGAACTTAAATTTCCTCTTACAAAAAAGtagtatgaataataataatatgaataataataatatgaataataataatatgaataataataatatgaataataataatatgaataataataatatgaatttgaatgtatataataacgTAACAGGAGATAATAACCATATGGACAATTTAGACGGTGGCAATAATAAAGGGTTGAAAAAGTACAATAACAATTTAggttttaataatatgtcGGAGGCAagtttatatgaatattttaattttgctgcgcttaataataacaatggtAGTAATATACTTGGTCAAGATAGAAAGAAAAATGGACATATTTCTATTAATACTAAAAGTAGTAGTATCTTTATGAATGGTATGCACATGAATAATTATCACAATAGTGTAAATAACATGAATAGctttaatagtaatagtgaCCATATGGAACCAAAGTATGATGGATATGATGACAATATGATGAGAGGAATGGTAGAAAGGGCATTATCTTCATCGctttattttgataataagCAAAAAGGAAAGGAATCAAGTAACAATttgaacaataataataataataataataatattataaataatatgaatcatatgaattatattaataataataataataatattataaataatatgaatcatatgaattatattaataataataataataataatcaatatGTGGATGGTCAGTTAACAGAAAATGAAATTTCTAATCTAAATGTTGCTGGTAACGTTAAAAGtggtaaaaagaaaaaaggtagtacaaatgatgatgaaaatattaatttaataaaacaatCCTTACCTAAAGGtatttattatgatcatgcgaaaaaattatacagagtgcaatatataataaataattcaatAAAAACGAAAGGATTTAGTGTAAAGAAATTAGGGCTAGCACAAGCAAAAATCGAGGCAGAATCATTTAGAAACTTTTGTTTAGAAAATGGGTTATTGAATTCTCGAAAGAGGAGGTTAAATTCTCCGTATAATAAGAAGGATGAGAGTTTTAGTATGATGCCTGACAATGAGGAGATCTTATCCAATTTGTTGTTTTTGTATAACTCGAACATGAATAATAGTATGAACAAGATGagtattaataatgatggtaataataatgatggtaataataatgatggtaataataatgatgataataataatgatgataataataatgatgataataataatgatggtaataataatgatgataataataatgaaggtattaataatgatgataataataatgaaggtattaataatgatgataataataatgaaggtattaataataatgatgataataataataatgatgataataataatgaaggtattaataatgatgataataatgatgataataataatgataatgaaatgtctcaaaatgaataa
- a CDS encoding ribosome-recycling factor: MYGGNNLRKFIPLVDIPLLGNKNNLLIFCGKVNFGSKKQKEKVDKETKKFRKFLKISNMKNNDEDEKYEGDINEGDMKKKMKGISGMTRIDYKIYDIKIQEINKNFENKIKKIFDTCLQIDFFNNISILKDKKNIKLCDVAQVVIKSSNLIYFYPYTINDIQKIIHNLKLKDNTWNPTVSNDGQYVILQIQPLSEDVKMKKKKEAKDLFEKIKNDIRNVRYKIRDDIIKNIEGDQWKIVERNKLDNYIKDKMKLIENVYEQSVKNY; encoded by the coding sequence atgtacgGTGGGAACAATTTGCGTAAATTTATCCCCTTGGTGGATATTCCCCTGCttggtaataaaaataatttgttgATTTTTTGTGGAAAGGTCAATTTTGGAAGTAAAAAACAGAAAGAAAAGGTTGACAAGGAAACTAAAAAGTTTCGtaagtttttaaaaatatcaaatatgaaaaataatgatgaagatgaaaaatatgaaggaGATATAAACGAGGGGgatatgaaaaagaagatgAAAGGGATTAGTGGAATGACACGAAttgattataaaatatatgatataaaaatacaagaaattaataaaaattttgaaaataaaataaagaaaatttttgATACTTGTTTACAAAtagatttttttaataatatctcTATTTTGAaagataagaaaaatataaaattatgtgATGTAGCACAAGTAGTAATAAAATCATCTAATTTAATTTACTTTTATCCTTATACAATTaatgatatacaaaaaattattcataatttAAAACTTAAAGATAATACTTGGAACCCCACAGTGTCAAATGATGGACAGTATGTTATTTTACAAATTCAACCTTTGTCAGAAGAtgttaaaatgaaaaagaaaaaagaagcaAAAGAtctttttgaaaaaattaaaaatgatatcaGAAATGttagatataaaataagagatgatatcataaaaaatattgaaggAGATCAATGGAAAATTGTCGAAAGGAATAAGTTAGATAATTATATCAAAGATAAAATGAAGCTAATTGAGAATGTGTATGAGCAGTCTGTAAAGAATTATTAA